A stretch of Bordetella genomosp. 13 DNA encodes these proteins:
- the glf gene encoding UDP-galactopyranose mutase, with protein MKRSNLDHHNGTGNNTSRRPAAPQDWLTRSRPSIICFSHLRWDFVHQRPQHLMSRFARDVKVYYVEEPVRDSAGEPLLEERVRLDGVHVIVPHIGAQRSPREAEQDQKALLDELILREQIEEPVLWYYTPMSMAYSSHMSAGLVVYDCMDELSAFLGAPSELIRHERQLLARADVVFTGGYSLYESKRKLHPNAHPFPSSVDVPHFKRARGSVPQPPDQARIGRPRMGFYGVLDERFDGPLVAEVARLRPDWQIVLVGPVVKIDPATLPQAPNIHYLGSKRYDELPAYLAGWSVALMPFAMNASTRYISPTKTPEYLAGARPVVSTPIADVVRTYGHTSLVRIAATAQDFVEAAERALEDMKDPGAVARQADQILAGTSWERTWQGMRTEMNRARAAARNAPIVLPRAGGTRSRAAVPHGRHYDYLVVGAGFAGTVLAERLAEDSGKRVLVIDRRPHVGGNAYDYQNEHGILVHRYGPHIFHTNSEKVVAYLSRFTEWRPYEHRVLASVDGLLVPMPVNLTTLSRLYGRAFDEDQARQFLAQRAEPIADVRTSEDIVVSQIGRELYEKFFRGYTRKQWGLDPSQLDRSVAARVPARMSLDDRYFTDSFQQMPAAGYTRMFENMLDHPNIDVALCADFSCVRDDVRYDKLVYTGPIDEYFGYRHGRLPYRSLKFRHETLDQEWLQPVGVVNYPAEDVPYTRITEYKHLTGQHHAKTAITREYPSAEGDPYYPIPRPENAELWKRYQALADAEPNVHFVGRLATYRYYNMDQVVAQALATYAAMESRKPVATPPAARLAAA; from the coding sequence ATGAAACGATCCAACCTTGACCACCACAACGGCACGGGCAACAACACGTCGCGGCGCCCGGCCGCGCCCCAGGATTGGCTGACGCGAAGCCGGCCATCGATCATCTGTTTCTCGCACCTGCGCTGGGACTTCGTGCACCAGCGGCCGCAGCATCTGATGTCGCGATTCGCGCGCGACGTGAAGGTTTACTACGTCGAAGAACCGGTGCGCGACAGCGCGGGCGAACCGCTGCTGGAAGAGCGTGTGCGATTGGATGGCGTGCACGTGATCGTCCCCCACATCGGCGCGCAGCGCAGTCCGCGCGAGGCGGAACAGGACCAGAAGGCCCTGCTGGACGAGCTGATTCTGCGCGAGCAGATCGAAGAGCCCGTGCTTTGGTACTACACCCCCATGAGCATGGCTTACTCGAGCCATATGTCCGCGGGCCTCGTGGTGTACGACTGCATGGACGAGTTGTCGGCCTTTCTGGGCGCGCCGTCGGAGCTCATCAGGCACGAGCGCCAGTTGCTGGCACGGGCCGACGTGGTGTTCACCGGCGGCTACAGCCTGTACGAGTCCAAGCGCAAGCTGCACCCCAATGCACACCCGTTTCCCAGCAGCGTCGACGTGCCGCACTTCAAGCGGGCGCGCGGCAGCGTGCCGCAACCGCCGGACCAGGCCCGCATCGGCCGGCCGCGCATGGGGTTCTACGGCGTGCTGGACGAGCGTTTCGACGGGCCGTTGGTGGCCGAGGTGGCGCGGCTGCGCCCGGACTGGCAGATCGTGCTGGTGGGGCCGGTGGTGAAGATCGATCCCGCGACGCTGCCGCAGGCGCCGAACATCCATTATCTGGGCAGCAAGCGCTACGACGAACTGCCGGCCTATCTGGCGGGCTGGAGCGTGGCGTTGATGCCGTTCGCCATGAATGCGTCCACGCGGTACATCAGTCCCACCAAGACGCCCGAGTATCTGGCCGGGGCGCGACCCGTCGTGTCCACCCCGATCGCCGATGTCGTGCGCACGTACGGACACACCAGCCTGGTACGGATCGCCGCCACGGCGCAGGACTTCGTCGAGGCCGCCGAAAGGGCGCTGGAAGACATGAAGGATCCCGGCGCGGTGGCGCGGCAGGCCGATCAGATCCTGGCCGGCACCTCGTGGGAGCGTACCTGGCAGGGCATGCGGACCGAGATGAACCGTGCGCGCGCAGCGGCACGCAATGCTCCCATCGTGCTGCCGCGCGCGGGCGGCACGCGCAGCCGGGCAGCGGTGCCGCATGGCAGGCATTACGACTATCTGGTGGTGGGCGCGGGATTCGCCGGCACCGTGCTGGCCGAGCGGCTGGCCGAGGATTCGGGTAAACGCGTATTGGTGATCGACCGGCGCCCCCACGTGGGCGGCAACGCGTACGACTACCAGAACGAGCACGGGATACTGGTGCATCGCTATGGCCCGCACATCTTTCACACCAACTCGGAGAAGGTCGTCGCGTACCTGTCGCGCTTTACCGAATGGCGGCCGTACGAGCATCGCGTGCTGGCCAGCGTGGATGGACTGCTGGTGCCCATGCCGGTGAACCTGACGACCCTGAGCCGCTTGTACGGGCGCGCGTTCGACGAGGACCAGGCCAGGCAGTTCCTGGCGCAGCGGGCCGAGCCGATCGCCGACGTCAGGACTTCGGAAGACATCGTCGTGTCGCAGATCGGCCGCGAGCTGTACGAGAAGTTCTTTCGCGGCTATACGCGCAAGCAGTGGGGACTGGATCCGTCTCAGCTCGATCGCTCGGTGGCGGCGCGGGTGCCCGCGCGGATGTCGCTGGACGACCGGTATTTCACGGACAGCTTCCAGCAGATGCCCGCCGCCGGGTACACGCGCATGTTCGAGAACATGCTGGACCATCCCAACATCGACGTGGCGCTGTGCGCGGATTTCTCGTGCGTGCGCGACGACGTGCGCTACGACAAGCTCGTCTACACGGGGCCGATCGACGAGTACTTCGGCTATCGGCACGGACGACTTCCGTACCGGTCCTTGAAATTCCGGCACGAGACGCTGGACCAGGAATGGCTGCAGCCCGTGGGGGTGGTGAACTATCCCGCCGAGGACGTGCCGTACACGCGCATCACCGAGTACAAGCACCTGACCGGCCAGCACCACGCGAAGACGGCCATCACGCGCGAGTACCCGTCCGCCGAAGGCGACCCTTATTACCCCATCCCTCGACCGGAGAACGCGGAGTTGTGGAAACGCTATCAGGCCCTGGCGGATGCGGAGCCGAACGTGCATTTCGTCGGTCGATTGGCCACCTACCGCTACTACAACATGGATCAGGTGGTGGCGCAGGCGCTGGCGACGTACGCGGCCATGGAGAGCCGAAAGCCGGTGGCGACCCCACCGGCCGCGCGGCTGGCCGCTGCGTAG
- a CDS encoding manganese catalase family protein has product MFAHNKRLQYTVRVGACNPGLANLLLEQFGGPQGELAAACRYFTQALGEDDPGRKDMLMDIATEELSHLEVIGSLVAMLNKGAKGQLAEATDSEAELYRSLQGAGNDSHVTQILYGGGPALTNSGGQLWNAGYIDTIGDPSADLRSNIAAEARAKIIYERLINVTDDPGVKEALGFLMTREIAHQRSFEKALHSMQPNFPQGKLPGDPRFTDVYFDMSQGEGNMRGPWNNEENFEVISDREQQCAVDGGDGMPSVQLDELEMQAVQALATRTASDKQANPVTGADLGSGAAVSGGTAGLSGAGGTAGGAGATGAGSLGGADPLSRS; this is encoded by the coding sequence ATGTTCGCTCACAACAAGCGTTTGCAGTACACGGTACGGGTCGGCGCGTGCAACCCGGGCCTGGCCAATCTGCTGCTGGAACAGTTCGGCGGCCCACAAGGAGAGCTGGCCGCCGCATGTCGGTACTTCACTCAGGCGCTGGGCGAGGATGATCCCGGCCGCAAGGACATGCTGATGGACATCGCCACCGAAGAGCTGAGCCATCTCGAGGTGATCGGCTCGCTGGTCGCCATGCTGAACAAGGGAGCGAAGGGCCAGCTGGCCGAAGCCACCGACAGCGAGGCCGAGCTCTATCGCAGCCTGCAGGGCGCGGGCAACGATTCGCACGTCACGCAGATCCTTTACGGCGGCGGCCCGGCGCTTACCAATTCCGGCGGACAACTGTGGAATGCGGGCTACATCGACACGATCGGCGATCCATCGGCCGACCTGCGCTCCAACATCGCGGCGGAAGCACGCGCGAAGATTATCTACGAGCGATTGATCAACGTGACCGACGATCCGGGCGTGAAGGAGGCACTGGGCTTTCTGATGACGCGCGAGATCGCGCACCAGCGCTCCTTCGAGAAGGCGCTGCATTCGATGCAGCCCAACTTCCCGCAAGGCAAGCTGCCCGGCGACCCGCGTTTCACCGACGTGTACTTCGACATGTCGCAAGGCGAAGGCAACATGCGCGGCCCCTGGAACAACGAGGAGAACTTCGAGGTCATCTCGGACCGCGAGCAGCAATGCGCGGTGGATGGCGGGGACGGCATGCCGTCGGTGCAGCTCGACGAGCTGGAGATGCAGGCGGTACAGGCCCTGGCCACTCGCACGGCTTCGGACAAGCAGGCCAATCCCGTCACCGGCGCGGACCTCGGCTCTGGCGCGGCGGTATCGGGCGGAACGGCGGGCCTGAGCGGAGCTGGGGGCACGGCCGGAGGGGCTGGCGCGACAGGCGCGGGCTCCCTCGGCGGCGCCGACCCTCTCTCGCGGTCCTGA
- a CDS encoding ferritin-like domain-containing protein: MEPSNDTRKAASHFMDWLRDAHAMEEQAESMLRGMAGRLEHYPDLRQRIEQHIEETLEQQRLVRECIERRGGDTSTMKDLTGKAMAGMQAMSGMFASDEVVKGGMFSYAFEHMEIAAYRTLIEAAKLLGDTATQQVCERILPQEIAMASWLEHNMGAVTRRFLERADQPDVEAKR, from the coding sequence ATGGAACCTAGCAACGACACCCGCAAGGCTGCCTCGCATTTCATGGATTGGCTGCGCGATGCGCATGCGATGGAAGAGCAGGCGGAAAGCATGCTGCGCGGCATGGCTGGCAGGCTCGAACACTATCCGGACCTGCGCCAGCGCATCGAGCAGCATATCGAAGAGACGCTCGAGCAGCAGCGGCTCGTGCGCGAGTGCATCGAACGCCGCGGCGGCGATACTTCCACGATGAAAGACCTGACCGGCAAGGCGATGGCCGGCATGCAGGCCATGTCGGGCATGTTCGCCAGCGACGAGGTCGTGAAAGGCGGCATGTTCAGCTACGCGTTCGAACACATGGAGATCGCGGCCTACCGCACGCTCATCGAAGCGGCCAAGCTGCTGGGCGACACCGCAACGCAGCAAGTGTGCGAGCGCATCCTGCCGCAGGAAATCGCCATGGCGTCCTGGCTGGAGCACAACATGGGGGCGGTCACGCGGCGCTTTCTCGAGCGCGCCGACCAGCCCGACGTAGAAGCGAAGCGCTGA
- the rplQ gene encoding 50S ribosomal protein L17, which yields MRHGNGLRKLNRTSSHRLAMFRNMAVSLITHEAIKTTLPKAKELRRVVEPLITLGKEPTLANKRLAFARLRDRDAVVKLFAEIGPRYANRNGGYTRVLKMGFRQGDNAPMAFMELVDRPEVDASETEGSAE from the coding sequence ATGCGTCACGGTAATGGCCTGCGCAAACTCAATCGCACCAGCAGCCACCGTCTTGCCATGTTCCGCAACATGGCCGTTTCGCTGATCACTCACGAAGCGATCAAGACCACCCTGCCCAAGGCGAAGGAACTGCGCCGCGTCGTCGAACCCCTGATCACGCTGGGCAAAGAGCCCACCCTGGCGAACAAGCGCCTGGCGTTTGCCCGCCTGCGCGATCGCGACGCCGTGGTCAAGCTGTTCGCCGAAATCGGTCCGCGCTACGCGAACCGCAACGGCGGCTACACCCGCGTGCTGAAGATGGGCTTCCGTCAAGGCGACAACGCTCCCATGGCTTTCATGGAGCTGGTCGACCGTCCGGAAGTCGACGCTTCGGAAACCGAAGGCAGCGCCGAGTAA
- a CDS encoding DNA-directed RNA polymerase subunit alpha: MSTQGFLKPRSIEVEPVGTHHAKIVMEPFERGYGHTLGNALRRILLSSMTGYAPTEVQMTGVVHEYSTIPGVREDVVDILLNLKGVVFKLHNRDEVTLVLRKNGAGTVLASDIELPHDVEIINPDHAICNLTEAGKLEMQIKVEKGRGYVPGNVRALSEDRTHTIGRIVLDASFSPVRRVSYAVESARVEQRTDLDKLVLDIETNGVISPEEAVRQSARILMDQISVFAALEGAGDSYEVPVRGTPQIDPVLLRPVDDLELTVRSANCLKAENIYYIGDLIQRTENELLKTPNLGRKSLNEIKEVLAARGLTLGMKLENWPPLGLERP, translated from the coding sequence ATGTCCACTCAAGGTTTTCTGAAGCCGCGCTCCATCGAAGTCGAACCGGTCGGCACGCATCATGCCAAGATCGTGATGGAGCCCTTCGAGCGCGGCTACGGCCACACGCTGGGCAACGCCCTGCGCCGCATCCTGCTGTCGTCGATGACCGGCTATGCCCCCACCGAAGTGCAGATGACGGGCGTGGTGCACGAGTATTCGACCATCCCGGGCGTGCGCGAAGACGTCGTCGACATCCTGCTGAACCTGAAGGGCGTGGTGTTCAAGCTGCACAACCGCGACGAAGTCACGCTGGTGCTGCGCAAGAACGGCGCCGGCACGGTGCTGGCCAGCGACATCGAACTGCCGCACGACGTCGAGATCATCAATCCCGATCACGCCATCTGCAACCTGACCGAAGCCGGCAAGCTGGAGATGCAGATCAAGGTCGAGAAGGGCCGCGGCTACGTGCCGGGCAACGTGCGCGCGCTGTCCGAAGACCGCACCCACACCATCGGCCGCATCGTGCTGGACGCCTCGTTCAGCCCGGTTCGCCGCGTCAGCTACGCGGTGGAAAGCGCCCGTGTGGAACAGCGTACCGACCTGGACAAGCTGGTGCTCGACATCGAAACCAACGGCGTGATCTCGCCCGAGGAAGCGGTGCGCCAGTCGGCCCGCATCCTGATGGACCAGATCTCGGTGTTCGCCGCCCTGGAAGGCGCCGGCGATTCGTACGAAGTCCCGGTCCGCGGCACGCCGCAGATCGACCCGGTGCTGCTGCGCCCGGTCGACGACCTGGAACTGACGGTGCGTTCGGCCAACTGCCTGAAGGCCGAGAACATCTACTACATCGGCGACCTGATCCAGCGTACCGAGAACGAGCTGCTCAAGACCCCGAACCTGGGTCGCAAGTCGCTCAACGAGATCAAGGAAGTGCTGGCCGCACGCGGCCTGACGCTGGGCATGAAGCTGGAGAACTGGCCCCCGCTGGGTCTCGAGCGCCCGTAA
- the rpsD gene encoding 30S ribosomal protein S4, giving the protein MARYIGPKCKLSRREGTDLFLKSARRSLDSKCKLDSKPGQHGRISGARTSDYGLQLREKQKLKRMYGVLEKQFRKYFTEADRVRGNTGEKLIQLLESRLDNVVYRMGFGSTRAEARQLVSHRAIELNGHTADIASMLVKAGDVITVREKAKKQGRIKESLDLATSIGLPQWVEVDTTKMSGVFKQVPDRADVARDINESMVVELYSR; this is encoded by the coding sequence ATGGCACGTTATATTGGACCCAAGTGCAAGCTTTCGCGCCGCGAAGGCACTGACCTGTTCCTCAAGAGCGCCCGCCGCTCGCTGGATTCCAAGTGCAAACTGGATTCCAAGCCCGGCCAGCACGGCCGCATCTCGGGCGCCCGTACGTCCGACTACGGTCTGCAGCTGCGCGAGAAGCAGAAGCTCAAGCGCATGTACGGCGTTCTGGAAAAGCAGTTCCGCAAGTACTTCACTGAAGCCGACCGCGTCCGCGGCAACACCGGCGAGAAGCTGATCCAGCTGCTCGAGTCGCGCCTGGACAACGTCGTCTACCGCATGGGCTTCGGCTCGACCCGCGCCGAAGCGCGCCAGCTGGTCAGCCACCGCGCCATCGAGCTGAACGGCCACACCGCCGACATCGCCTCGATGCTGGTGAAGGCCGGCGACGTCATTACGGTTCGCGAGAAGGCCAAGAAGCAAGGCCGCATCAAGGAATCGCTCGACCTGGCCACCAGCATCGGCCTGCCCCAGTGGGTCGAAGTCGACACCACCAAGATGTCCGGCGTGTTCAAGCAGGTCCCCGACCGCGCTGACGTCGCCCGCGACATCAACGAGTCGATGGTCGTCGAACTGTACTCGCGTTGA
- the rpsK gene encoding 30S ribosomal protein S11, which yields MAKASTSGASRVRKKVKKNVSDGIAHVHASFNNTIITITDRQGNALSWATSGGAGFKGSRKSTPFAAQVAAETAGRVAMEYGIKTLEVRIKGPGPGRESSVRALNALGIKISSIADITPVPHNGCRPPKRRRI from the coding sequence ATGGCGAAAGCTTCCACCAGCGGCGCTTCGCGCGTGCGCAAAAAGGTCAAGAAGAACGTCTCGGACGGCATCGCGCACGTCCACGCGTCCTTCAACAACACGATCATCACCATCACCGACCGCCAGGGCAATGCCCTGTCGTGGGCGACGTCGGGCGGCGCGGGCTTCAAGGGTTCGCGCAAGTCCACGCCGTTCGCCGCTCAGGTTGCTGCCGAAACGGCTGGCCGCGTCGCGATGGAGTACGGCATCAAGACCCTCGAGGTCCGCATCAAGGGCCCCGGCCCCGGTCGCGAATCGTCGGTGCGCGCGCTGAATGCGCTGGGCATCAAGATCTCGAGCATTGCCGACATCACGCCCGTTCCGCACAACGGCTGCCGTCCGCCGAAGCGTCGTCGTATCTAA
- the rpsM gene encoding 30S ribosomal protein S13, with translation MARIAGINIPPQQHAEIGLTAIFGIGRTRARKICEAAGVPVTKKVKDLTDAELERIREHVGVFTVEGDLRREVQLSIKRLIDLGTYRGMRHKRGLPVRGQRTRTNARTRKGPRRAAASLKK, from the coding sequence ATGGCCCGTATTGCTGGCATCAACATTCCGCCGCAACAGCACGCCGAGATCGGCCTGACCGCCATTTTTGGCATCGGCCGCACGCGCGCTCGCAAGATTTGCGAAGCCGCCGGCGTCCCCGTTACCAAGAAGGTCAAGGATCTGACCGACGCCGAACTGGAGCGCATCCGCGAACACGTAGGCGTGTTCACGGTGGAAGGCGACCTGCGTCGTGAAGTGCAGCTGTCGATCAAGCGTCTGATCGACCTGGGAACCTACCGCGGCATGCGCCACAAGCGCGGCCTGCCCGTGCGCGGCCAGCGCACTCGCACCAACGCCCGCACCCGCAAGGGACCGCGTCGTGCTGCTGCGTCCCTGAAGAAATAA
- the rpmJ gene encoding 50S ribosomal protein L36, translated as MKVMASVKRICRNCKVIKRHGVVRVICTDPRHKQRQG; from the coding sequence ATGAAAGTAATGGCATCGGTCAAGCGGATCTGCCGCAACTGCAAAGTCATCAAACGTCACGGCGTCGTGCGCGTCATCTGCACCGACCCGCGTCACAAGCAGCGCCAGGGCTGA
- the infA gene encoding translation initiation factor IF-1: protein MSKDDVIQMQGEVLENLPNATFRVKLENGHVVLGHISGKMRMHYIRILPGDKVTVELTPYDLTRARIVFRSK from the coding sequence ATGTCCAAGGACGACGTTATACAGATGCAAGGTGAGGTTCTCGAGAACCTCCCCAACGCGACTTTCCGCGTCAAGCTTGAAAACGGCCATGTGGTGCTGGGCCATATTTCCGGCAAGATGCGCATGCATTACATCCGGATTCTGCCGGGCGACAAGGTCACAGTGGAGCTCACGCCCTATGACCTGACGCGAGCCAGGATCGTGTTCCGCTCGAAGTAA
- the secY gene encoding preprotein translocase subunit SecY has protein sequence MAKAQALGKTGTRYGDLKRRLVFLVLALVVYRLGTHIPVPGINPDALADLFRQNEGGILGLFNMFSGGALSRFSIFALGIMPYISASIIMQLMSVVVPSLEALKKEGEAGRRKITQYTRYGTVVLALVQAVGISIALESQQGLVMDPGLVFRFTTVITLVTGTMFVMWLGEQITERGLGNGISILIFAGIVAGLPSALAGLLDLVRTNSMSVISALFIVALVVLVTAFVVFVERGQRKITVNYAKRQVGNKVYGGQSSHLPLKLNMAGVIPPIFASSIILFPATISSWFSSSSGMSWLRDLAVALEPRQPLYVTLYSAAIIFFCFFYTALVFNSRETADNLKKSGAFVPGIRPGDQTARYIDKILMRLTLAGALYITLVCLLPEFLVMRWNVPFYFGGTSLLIIVVVTMDFMAQVQAYMMSHQYDSLLKKANFKGAGLPMR, from the coding sequence GTGGCTAAAGCGCAGGCACTGGGCAAGACGGGAACGCGGTACGGCGATCTGAAGCGCCGTCTCGTGTTCCTGGTGCTCGCCCTGGTCGTATACCGTCTGGGCACGCACATCCCCGTTCCGGGCATCAATCCGGATGCGCTGGCAGACCTGTTCCGCCAGAACGAGGGCGGGATCCTGGGCCTGTTCAACATGTTCTCGGGCGGGGCGCTGTCGCGCTTCTCGATTTTCGCCCTGGGGATCATGCCGTACATCTCCGCCTCCATCATCATGCAGTTGATGTCGGTGGTGGTGCCGTCCCTCGAAGCCCTCAAGAAAGAGGGCGAGGCCGGCCGGCGCAAGATCACCCAGTACACCCGCTACGGCACGGTCGTGCTGGCGCTGGTGCAGGCGGTCGGGATCTCGATCGCGCTCGAGTCGCAGCAGGGCCTGGTCATGGACCCGGGTCTGGTGTTCCGCTTCACCACCGTGATCACGCTGGTCACCGGCACCATGTTCGTCATGTGGCTGGGCGAGCAGATCACCGAACGTGGGCTGGGCAACGGCATCTCGATCCTGATCTTCGCCGGTATCGTCGCGGGCCTGCCCTCGGCGCTGGCGGGACTGCTCGACCTGGTGCGCACGAACTCGATGTCGGTCATCTCGGCGCTGTTCATCGTGGCCCTGGTGGTACTGGTCACGGCGTTCGTGGTGTTCGTCGAGCGCGGCCAGCGCAAGATCACCGTGAACTACGCCAAGCGCCAGGTGGGCAACAAGGTGTACGGCGGTCAAAGCTCGCACCTGCCGCTGAAGCTGAACATGGCCGGGGTGATTCCGCCGATCTTCGCATCGTCGATCATCCTGTTCCCGGCCACGATCAGCAGCTGGTTCTCCAGCAGCAGCGGCATGTCCTGGCTGCGCGACCTGGCCGTGGCTCTCGAGCCGCGCCAGCCCCTGTACGTCACGCTTTACTCGGCTGCCATTATTTTCTTCTGCTTCTTCTACACGGCTCTGGTGTTCAACAGCCGTGAGACGGCAGACAACCTGAAGAAGAGCGGCGCGTTCGTTCCCGGCATTCGCCCCGGTGACCAGACGGCTCGCTACATCGACAAGATCCTGATGCGCCTGACTCTGGCCGGTGCGCTCTACATCACGTTGGTGTGCCTGCTGCCCGAGTTCCTGGTGATGCGTTGGAACGTGCCCTTCTACTTCGGTGGTACGTCCCTGTTGATTATTGTTGTTGTCACGATGGACTTCATGGCTCAGGTCCAGGCCTACATGATGTCTCACCAGTACGACTCGTTGCTCAAGAAGGCCAACTTCAAGGGCGCGGGACTGCCGATGCGGTAA
- the rplO gene encoding 50S ribosomal protein L15, which translates to MSEIQLNSLKPAEGSKHAKRRVGRGIGSGLGKTAGRGHKGQKSRSGGFHKVGFEGGQMPLQRRLPKRGFTPLGQHLYAEVRLSELQGLEAEEIDVQALKAAGVVGQQVRYAKVIKSGELSRKVTLRGITATAGARAAIEAAGGSLA; encoded by the coding sequence ATGTCGGAAATCCAACTCAATTCGCTCAAGCCCGCCGAGGGCAGCAAGCACGCCAAGCGCCGCGTCGGCCGTGGCATCGGCTCCGGCCTGGGCAAGACCGCCGGCCGTGGCCACAAGGGCCAGAAGTCGCGTTCGGGCGGCTTCCACAAGGTCGGCTTCGAAGGCGGCCAGATGCCCCTGCAGCGTCGCCTGCCCAAGCGCGGCTTCACGCCGCTGGGCCAGCACCTGTACGCCGAGGTTCGCCTGTCCGAGCTGCAAGGCCTTGAAGCCGAAGAGATCGACGTGCAGGCCCTGAAGGCTGCCGGCGTGGTCGGCCAGCAGGTCCGTTACGCCAAGGTCATCAAGTCGGGTGAACTGTCGCGCAAGGTTACCCTGCGCGGCATTACCGCGACGGCCGGCGCTCGCGCCGCCATCGAAGCTGCGGGCGGCTCGCTTGCTTGA
- the rpmD gene encoding 50S ribosomal protein L30, which produces MAQQKQIKVTLVRSVIGTKQSHRDTVRGLGLGKVNSSRVLIDTPEVRGMIRKVDYLVAVSEV; this is translated from the coding sequence ATGGCTCAGCAAAAGCAGATCAAAGTCACGCTCGTGCGCTCCGTGATCGGCACCAAGCAATCCCACCGCGACACCGTGCGCGGCCTGGGCTTGGGCAAGGTCAACAGCAGCCGCGTGCTGATCGACACCCCCGAGGTGCGTGGGATGATCCGCAAGGTGGACTATCTCGTCGCCGTCTCGGAAGTCTAA
- the rpsE gene encoding 30S ribosomal protein S5 — MAKVQGKNAAEKENDDGLREKMIAVNRVSKVVKGGRTMSFAALTVVGDGDGRIGMGKGKAREVPVSVQKAMEQARRGMFKVALKNGTLHHTVVGKHGASTVLISPAPDGTGVIAGGPMRAIFEVMGVRNVVAKSLGSSNPYNMVRATLNGLRASLTPSEVAAKRGKTVEEILG; from the coding sequence ATGGCTAAAGTACAAGGCAAGAACGCCGCGGAAAAAGAGAACGACGACGGTCTTCGCGAAAAGATGATCGCGGTCAACCGCGTCAGCAAGGTCGTGAAGGGTGGTCGCACCATGAGCTTCGCCGCGCTGACCGTGGTGGGCGACGGCGACGGCCGCATCGGCATGGGCAAGGGCAAGGCGCGCGAAGTGCCGGTCTCGGTCCAGAAGGCGATGGAACAGGCCCGCCGCGGCATGTTCAAGGTGGCCCTGAAGAACGGCACGCTGCATCACACCGTGGTGGGCAAGCACGGCGCCTCGACGGTGCTGATCTCGCCCGCTCCGGACGGTACCGGCGTGATCGCCGGCGGTCCGATGCGCGCCATCTTCGAAGTCATGGGCGTGCGTAACGTCGTTGCAAAGAGCCTGGGCTCGAGCAATCCCTACAACATGGTCCGCGCTACGCTGAACGGCCTGCGCGCCTCGCTGACCCCGTCGGAAGTCGCGGCCAAGCGCGGCAAGACCGTCGAAGAGATCCTGGGGTAA
- the rplR gene encoding 50S ribosomal protein L18: MDKKLSRLRRAVPTRRKIAELRVHRLSVFRSNLHIYANIISPEGDRVLVSASTQEAEVRAQLAGQSGAGGNAAAAALVGKRVAEKAKAAGIELVAFDRSGFRYHGRVKALADAAREAGLKF; this comes from the coding sequence ATGGACAAGAAACTTTCCCGTTTGCGTCGTGCGGTTCCGACCCGCCGGAAGATTGCCGAGCTGCGCGTTCATCGCCTCTCCGTTTTCCGCTCGAACCTGCACATCTACGCCAACATCATTTCGCCCGAGGGCGACCGCGTGCTGGTCAGCGCCTCCACGCAGGAAGCCGAAGTGCGTGCGCAACTGGCCGGCCAGTCGGGCGCGGGCGGCAATGCCGCCGCCGCCGCGCTGGTGGGCAAGCGCGTTGCCGAAAAGGCCAAGGCCGCCGGCATCGAGCTGGTTGCCTTCGATCGCTCGGGCTTTCGTTACCATGGCCGCGTCAAGGCGCTGGCCGATGCCGCGCGTGAAGCCGGCCTGAAGTTCTAA